The DNA region GATCTCGTCGAGGAACTCCTCGACCATTCCCTGGCCGGAACTGCTCATCCCGTTCCACCTCCGGTGACGGGACGACTGTTCGAATGTGCGTCTCTCGGCCGACCGTCAGCCATGCTACGAGATGGCATAGCGGGGCGATCGAAACTATATACAATAAGTGTTTCTCATATCAGCGATTTCTTAACGAACACCGTTTATTGACTGTACGATTGAGAAGCGCCGACGAGTTACTAGATTTTACGGATAATGATCGTATACCGTGGGTATGAACCAATTCAAAGTGTGATTCGATGTGATACGTCCAATTACCTCGCCACAGGCTCGACCGGATACCGTGTATTCCGATGCCGTTCGGTCGACGTCGATCGAGACGATACGTCGTTTCGTCCGGCTCCGTAACCGAAAACCGTAGTCGGTCGATCGTCGGTTAGTCGATCGTCCGACAGTCGATCCTTTGGCAGTCGATCGTCCGTCAGTTGGTCAACTCCTCGAGGCTCCGCTCGTGCGACTCGGCGCTCTCCGTGAGGCGCTCGGCGAACTCGTCGACACGGGACTTGATCTCCTCGCCGGCCTCGTCCGGAGAGAACGAGTCGGACATCGTCAACAGACGGACGAACGCGCGGAGTTCCTCGTCCGTGAGCTCCGCGAACTCCTCGTCCTCGAGCTTCTCGACCACCTCGTCCACGTCGATCTGCCCGACCGGTTCGACGTTGAACTCGACGTTGACCATCCGGTAGTTCGACCCGGCGAGCCGCTGTTCGGCCTTTCCGACTCCCTCCGCGAGCATGTCCTTGAACGGGGTGTGATACCCCATCGTCCCGAGGTGGAGAAAGGCGAGCATGTCGGTGATGCCCTGGGTGTACGCGTCGCGGTCCTCGTCGTCGGGATCGAACACGGTCTCCCGGTCGCGCTCTTCCATGTACTCGAAGAGGATGCTGAAATCGAGGATCGCGTTCCGAACGCGGCGTCGGATCCTGTTGCGTTTCTGCTTCTTCGAGTGGTCGGTGTAGTCCGTCTTTCGCCCGGTCAGGAAGTCACGATCGGAGGGCGTGAGGATACCGCGCGGTCGGTCGGCGTCCGCAGCCGCCTCCAGCGACTCCGGCACGTCGTCCATGCTCATGGCCACAACACCGGTAGCGAGCGAATTAACAGTACTGGTCCCCCGGATTTCTCGCCTCGTATCCGGTTCACTCGGCCCCCTATGGCCGACGGCGGGAGAGTTCGACGACCGTCTCCGACAGCAGCGACACGCCGATATCGAGGCTCGCCTCGTCGATGTCGAAGGTCGGCGTGTGGTGACTCGTCGGGTGGTCGGTCCCGATGAGGACGTAGGATGCGAGTCCGCCGTCGTCCTGCACCCGCTGCATCAGGTACGTCCCGTCCTCGCTGACGCCGAACTCCTCGGACGGGATCACGCGATCGATCCCGTCGACCCCCCAGGCGACGTTCCCGATGAGGTCTCGAAGCGCCGGATGGCTGTCCACGCGCGGCGACTCGCTGATCATCCGAGGGGCGACGTCGCAGTCGTGCATCTCGGCGGCGGCGTAGAGCACGCGTTCGAGCTCCGTCCGCGTGTACTCCATCAGCGCTGTGGTCTCCCCGCGCACCTCGGCGTCGATGGTGACCTCCTCGGCGATCACGTTGCTCGCCGCGCCGCCCTCGATCCGACCGACGTTGACCCGCGTCAGCCCGTCGGAGTGTCGGGGGATGGCGTAGGCGTTCTGGATCGCACACGCCGCCGCCTGTATGGCGTTGGCCCCTTGGCTGGGTGCCTTTCCAGCGTGCGCGCTCGCCCCCTCGAACGTCGCCGTCAGGTGAGCCATCGCGAGCGGTCGCTCGATCCCGGCGACCACCTCGCCGGTCGGGTGGTCGAGGCCGACGTGAAGCGCGATGAGGTAGTCGACGCCGTCGAGGTGACCGCTCTCGGCCATCGCCTTCCCGCCGCCGGAGATCTCCTCGGCCGGCTGGAAGAACACCTTGAACGTCCCCTCGAACTCGCTCGCCTTGACGGCCTCGAGCGTCCCGATCGCGATCGCGAGGTGGGCGTCGTGGCCGCAGGCGTGCATGTACCCCTCGTGTTCGGACCGGAACCCCTCCGCGGCCGGGCGGTGACTGGCCTCGTCGGACTCCTTCATCGAGATCGCATCGAGGTCGACGCGGAGGCCGACGCACGGCCCGTCCCCCCGGTCGAGCGTCGCGACGACTCCCGTGTGGCCGTCCGCGGTCGATTCGAGTATCTCCGCGCGAACGCCCGCGCGACGCGCCCGGTCGAGCCACCGATCGAGATCCGCCTCCGGCGGAACGGCCATCCGCTCGTCGGTCGCGACCGCCTCACGACCGACGGCGACCTCGTCGACGCCGATCCGCTCGACCTCCTCGACAACGCGGGCGGTCGTCTGATACTCTCGCCACCCCGGTTCGGGGTGGCGGTGAAACGCCCGCCGAAGGTCGGGTAAGCTCGTTCGGGGATCGCGAGACATTCGTGCCGACTGGATGCGGTCACGGTACTTAACCGTAGCCGCCCAGACGACGGCGGGCACGTTCTTGTGGGATGCCATTGAATTACTGGACGGTGACGATGTGTACGAGAGGAGTCCCGGTCCGCTCGGTCGACCGCCGGCGGCGACTCGAGGAGGGCTCGACCGCGCTCCGGGCGAGGACGCCGCGGGGTGACCGATGACCGATGAGCAGGAACCGGTCGAGCGCACCCGGATGGAGGAGCCACCGCTTTCGGGACTGTTCGCCCCCGACCGGGTTGCCATCGTCGGCGCGACCGACCGCGAGGGATCGGTCGGTCGCGCGGTGACCGAGAACCTCCTGGCCGACTTCGACGGCGAGGTCGTCCCGGTGAACCCGAACCGCGACGAGGTGCTCGATCGTCCGTGCGTCGGGTCGGTCACGCGGGCCGACGCCGACATGGCGGTCGTCGCTGTGCCGCCCGGGGCCGTCGTCGACGTGGTCCGCGAGTGCGGCGAGTCCGCCGTCCGCAACGTCGTCGTCCTCACCGCGGGGTTCGGCGAGACCGGCGTCGAGGGGGCCGACCGCGAACGGCAACTGCAGTCCGTCGCCACCGAGTACGATCTGAACCTCGTCGGGCCGAACAGCCTGGGCGTGATGTCGAGCCCGCGCGGGCTCAACGCGACGTTCGGCCCCGATGCAGCGCCCGCGGGCGGGGTCTCGTTCATGAGCCAGTCGGGGGCGTTCGTCACGGCCGTCGTCGACTGGGCGACCGAGGAGGGAATCGGCTTCAAGGACGTCGTCTCGCTCGGGAACAAGGCCGTCCTCGACGAGACGGACTTCGTGCGCGCGTGGGGCGACGACCCCGCGACGGACGTGGTCGTCGGCTACCTCGAGAGCATCGACGACGGACGCGCGTTCGTCGACGCCGCCCGCGAGACGACCGACGACACGCCCGTCGCGGTCGTCAAGTCCGGACGCACCGACGCCGGCGCGCAGGCCGCCTCCAGCCACACCGGGGCCATCGCCGGCTCCGACCGGGCGTACGAGGCCGGCCTCGACGCCGCCGGCGTCCTCCGTGCGGAGTCCGTTCAAGAGCTGTTCGACGCCGCACGCGCCCTCTCCGGCGGCGAGGTACCCACCTCCGACGGTGTCGCCGTCGTGACGAACGCCGGCGGCCCGGGCGTGATGGCGACCGACGCCGTCGGCGACGCCGACCGCCTCCGGCTCGCGAGCTTCGGCGACGGAACGGTCGCCCGCCTCGGCGAGGCGCTCCCCGAGGAGGCGAACGTGTACAACCCGGTCGACGTGATCGGCGACGCGGGCGTCGACAGATTCCGCGAGGCGCTCGACGTCGCCATGGAGGACCCCGACGTGGGCTCGGCGGTCGTGATCGCCGCCCCGACCGCGACGCTCGACTTCGGCGAGCTCGGCGAGCTGATCGCCGACGCCGCGGACGAGCACGGCGTTCCGATGGCGGCCTGCCTGATGGGCGGCGGTCGCCTCGCCGCCGCCCGCGGCGTGCTGCGCCAGCGGGGCGTCCCGTCGTACTTCGACCCGGCGCGCGCAGTCGGCGGTCTCGAGTCGCTCGCGGAGTACCGCGAGGTGCGCGGGCGCTCGTACCCCGAGCCCGAGCCGATCGACGCCGACCGCGAGCGCGTCCGGGAGGTCCTCTCGTCGGTCCGGGAGCGCTCCGACAACCGCCTCGGCGTCGAGGCGATGGAGATCCTCGACGCCTACGGGGTTCCGACCCCCCGAGGCGCGGTCGTCGCCGACCCCGCCGAGGCCGAGCGCGTCGCCGAGGGGATCGGCGAGGAGGTCGTGATGAAGATCGTCTCCCCCGACATCCTCCACAAGTCCGACATCGGCGGCGTCAAGGTCGGCGTCCCGGTCGGGGAGGTCGCCGACGCCTACGAGGACCTGATCTCGCGGGCCCGTAACTACCAGCCCGACGCGACGATCCTGGGGGTACAGGTGCAGGAGGTGGTCGACCTCGACGCCGGCGTCGAGACGATCGTCGGCAGTCACACGGACCCCCAGTTCGGCCCGCTGGTCATGTTCGGACTGGGCGGCGTGTTCGTCGAGATCATGGAGGACACGACCTTTCGGCTCGCGCCGGTCGGGCGCGACGAGGCGGCCGAGATGACCGAAGAGATCGACGCCGCGCCCCTGTTGCGGGGCGCTCGCGGGCGCGACGCCGTCGACATCGACGCCGTCATCGACGCCGTCAGGCGCGTCTCGCAGTTGGTCGCCGACTTCCCGAGCATCGTCGAACTGGACGTGAACCCACTGGTCGCGACGCCCGACGGGGTCCGGGCCGTCGACCTGCGACTCACAGTCGACCCCGAGACGCTGGAGGCCCAGTCATGAATCCGTTACTCGTCACATCGACCGCCGAGAGCACCGGCAAGACGGCCGTCACCCTCGCGCTCGCGCGCATCGCCGCCGACCGCGGGCGGGCGGTCGGCTACATGAAACCGAAGGGAACGCGCCTCCAGAGCGTCGTCGGCAAGACGCTCGACGAGGACCCGATGCTCGCCCGAGAGCTGCTGGGTCTCGACGCCGAGATGCACGAGATGGAGCCGATCGTCTACTCGCCCACGTTCGTCGAGGGGGCGATCCGCGGCCGCGAGGACCCCGAGGAACTCCGCGAACGCATCGCCGAGGCGTACGACGGACTCGCCGCGGACACCGACGCCATGTTCGTCGAGGGGGGCGGGGACTACCGCACGGGCGGCGTCGTCGACCTCACCGACCCCGACGTGGCGGAGGTGCTCGACGCCGAGGTGCTGCTCGTCGCCGACTACGAGGACTCCGGCGACGTGGACGACCTGCTGGCGGCCGTCGACGACGTGGGCGACCGCCTCGCGGGCGTGCTGTTCAACCGCGTCGACGACGCGGTCTACGACGCCGTCGACCAGGACGTGATCCCGTACCTCTCGAACCGCGGCGTCGACGCGCTCGGCGCGCTCCCTCGGGTGCCCGAACTCGCGGGCGTCACGGTGTCTGGGCTGGCCGACGAACTCGGCGCGGAGGTGCTCGTCGAGGGCGACGGCGACGCGCTGGTCCAGCGCTTCACCGTCGGCGCGATGGGTGCGGAGGAGGCGCTGCGCCACTTCCGTCGCGCCCGCGACGCCGCCGTCATCACCGGCGGCGACCGGAGCGACATCGCCACGGCGGCCATCGAGGCGACCAGCGTGCGCTGCCTGGTGCTCACCGGCGGTCACCGCCCCTCCGGGTCCGTGCTCGGGAAGGCGACGGAGGCCGGCCTCCCTGTGCTGTCGGTGCCGTCGGACACGCTCACCACGGTCGACCGCGCGGAGGACGTGATCCGGAGCGGCCGGACCCGCGACGAGCGAACCGTCGAGGTGATGCGCGACCTGCTGGAGACGCACGCGGACGTGGCGGCGCTGCTCGGCAGCGACGGGAACTGAGTCGTCCCTCTCGGCGAACGTGTTCGGGGCGCGGTTGAGGTGTGTCGCCCCCGGAACTGCTCACATGAGCGCGACCGAAGCCGAGACGGCCGAGCGCGACGACGAGCGAGCCGTCACCACCGTCGACGTGAAGGGGACCGGCAGACTGTACGACGCGCTGCCCGAGCACCGGTTCGAGTACACCTTCGACGGCACCACCCTCCGGGAGTTCCTCGACGCGTTCCTCGAGGACCACGACGTCGCCGACCTGCTCATCGCCGAGGAGCCCGAGGACGCCGTCGCCCACGGCTGGGCCGAGCCGCCCGAGGAGCTCCCGGACGACTTCACCGCCAATCCGGAGGGCGACCGAACCCGGGCGTACGCCCGGATCGCGGTGAATGGCCACTTCAACGAACACCTCGACGGCTTCGACACCGAACTGGAGGACGGCGACCGCGTCGCACTGATGTACCCGTTCATGTTCTGCTGTTGAGCGCGCGCGACGCCGTCACCGCCGCGTCGGTCCCCCGGGAACCCGGGATCGCTCCCGTCGGCGATCCGGATCGCGGACGCGGACTCCCTCGGTCCGACGGTGACCCTCCCGGCCCTTTTTCACGATCCGCGAACGCGTTCGCGGGCGTCCCCAGCGCCTCGGAACGAGAGGATCGATTGTGAAGGTGGGAACTAACGCCCGGATATGCACCCGAGTCCGGACGGAGGTGACCCGAGATGGAACTGAGCCGACGCGACTTCGTGACGGCCGCGGCGGCGGGGGCTGTGTCGACGCTGGTGTCCAGCGGGTGGGCCGCGACCCAGTCCGTCGACCCCGTGACCTCGGTCGACAACCCCCTCAAATCATACCCGAACCGCGACTGGGAGGAGGTGTATCACGACATCTACGCGTACGACAGCGTCGACTGGACGGTGTGTCACCCCAACTGCACCCAGTCGTGCGCGCTGAACTTCTACATGAAGAACGGCGTGCCGATCCGCGCCGAGCAGATCTACCACGAGGAGGAGGGCAGCCCGGGCCCCGGGAGCCCCGGCGGCTACGAGCAGGCGAACGTCAGCCGCCATTGGAACCCCCGCGGCTGCATGAAGGGGCTCACCCTCCACCGCCGCACCTTCGAGCCGAGCCGGATCAAGTACCCGCTCGTCCGGAAGGGCTGGGACCCCGAGGACCCGAGCCCCGAGGGCCGCGGCGAGGACGAGTTCGAGCGCGTCTCCTGGGACGAGGCGATCGACCTCATCGCGGAGAAGATGGCGAACCTGGAGGACGAGAAGCGCTTCCACGTGTTCAACGCCATCAAGTCCGACGGCCTGATCACCCGCCACGGGGCCGGACGCCGACTCGCGTCGATCTTCGGCGGCTGCGAGTGGACGGAGTACGACTGGTACGCCGACCTCCCGCCGGGCCACGTGATCACGACGGGGTACCAGACCTCCGACTCCGACGCGTCCGCCTGGCGGCAGGCGGACTACACGATCATGCAGGGGAAGAACCTCATCCACAACAAGCTCGCGGACAACCACTGGCTCCAGGAGACCCGCGAGCGCGGCGGGAAGATGGTGGGCGTCTACCCGGATTACTCCCCGACAGTGCAGAAGTGCGACCGCTGGCTCCCCGTCCGCCCCGGCAGCGACGCGGCGTTCGCGCTCGGGATGGCCCACGTGATCATCGACGAGGAGCTGTACGACGAGGAGTTCATGCGGCAGTTCACGAGCCTGCCGCTGCTCGTGCGCGAAGACGACGGCAAGTACCTCCGCGCACACGAGGTGTTCCCCGACCACGAGCCGCCCGAGGGCGGCACCGACGGACAGGCGGGGCTGGCGCACAACGGCGGCGGCGACGACTGGGGCGACTTCGTCGTGCTCGACGCCGACGGCGAGCCGACGGCGGTCACTCGGGAGGACGTGGGCACGGAGACGCCCGCCGACGCCCGGCTGGAGGTCGACACCGAGATCGACCTCGCGGACGGATCGAGCGTCGGCGTGCAGACGGACTTCGAGCGACAGAAACGGAACATCCTCGACAGCTACGACCCCGAGACGGTCGAGGACATCACCACCATTCCGGCGGACAAGCTCCGACAGACGGCCCGCGAGTTCGCCGACGCCGAGAAGGGCCAGTGGTTCACCGGTGAGGGGATAAACCACTGGTTCCACTCCAACGACGCGCTCCAGCGCACCATCTTCCTCGTACAGTCGATGCTGGGCAACGTCGGCGAGCGGGGTGCGGGCTACTACAACTACTCCGGGCAGTACAAGATCGAACTCCTCGACGGCTACCCAGCCTACGTCAACCCTGACGGGCACTCGGCTCACGGGATGTACCCCGGCTACGCGTTCGCGTTCTTCGGCGGCGAGACCCTCGACCCCCACGAGATCCGCGGCGACTTCGACCGCGACCTCGACTTGGTCCCGCAGGGCGACGCCGACGAGCCCGTGATACCCGAGGAGGCCGACTCCTACACGATGTCGCGGCCGGCGGTCCTGTGGACGATGAACTGCAACCTCCTGAACCAGACGAAACATCAGGAGCACGTCATGGAGAACTTCGTGAAACACCCGGACACGGGCAACGAACTGTTCATCGTCTCGGACATGCACATGACGTACTCCGCCCGCCACGCCGACATCGTGCTCCCTGTGCCGTCGTGGCTGGAGTGCGACTACCCGGACATCACCGTCGGCCCGGAGAACCCGTTCCTGCAGATGGACAGCGGGGTGATGGACCCGATCTACGACACCAAGCAGGACGGCGAGATCTGCGCGCTCGTCGCCGAGAAACTCGACGAGAAGATCCCGCCGGCGGAGCGGAACGTCGACTCCTACCGCGAGTACTTCGCGGAGTTC from Halobaculum sp. CBA1158 includes:
- a CDS encoding amidohydrolase, whose product is MSRDPRTSLPDLRRAFHRHPEPGWREYQTTARVVEEVERIGVDEVAVGREAVATDERMAVPPEADLDRWLDRARRAGVRAEILESTADGHTGVVATLDRGDGPCVGLRVDLDAISMKESDEASHRPAAEGFRSEHEGYMHACGHDAHLAIAIGTLEAVKASEFEGTFKVFFQPAEEISGGGKAMAESGHLDGVDYLIALHVGLDHPTGEVVAGIERPLAMAHLTATFEGASAHAGKAPSQGANAIQAAACAIQNAYAIPRHSDGLTRVNVGRIEGGAASNVIAEEVTIDAEVRGETTALMEYTRTELERVLYAAAEMHDCDVAPRMISESPRVDSHPALRDLIGNVAWGVDGIDRVIPSEEFGVSEDGTYLMQRVQDDGGLASYVLIGTDHPTSHHTPTFDIDEASLDIGVSLLSETVVELSRRRP
- a CDS encoding phosphotransacetylase family protein, with the protein product MNPLLVTSTAESTGKTAVTLALARIAADRGRAVGYMKPKGTRLQSVVGKTLDEDPMLARELLGLDAEMHEMEPIVYSPTFVEGAIRGREDPEELRERIAEAYDGLAADTDAMFVEGGGDYRTGGVVDLTDPDVAEVLDAEVLLVADYEDSGDVDDLLAAVDDVGDRLAGVLFNRVDDAVYDAVDQDVIPYLSNRGVDALGALPRVPELAGVTVSGLADELGAEVLVEGDGDALVQRFTVGAMGAEEALRHFRRARDAAVITGGDRSDIATAAIEATSVRCLVLTGGHRPSGSVLGKATEAGLPVLSVPSDTLTTVDRAEDVIRSGRTRDERTVEVMRDLLETHADVAALLGSDGN
- a CDS encoding MoaD/ThiS family protein is translated as MSATEAETAERDDERAVTTVDVKGTGRLYDALPEHRFEYTFDGTTLREFLDAFLEDHDVADLLIAEEPEDAVAHGWAEPPEELPDDFTANPEGDRTRAYARIAVNGHFNEHLDGFDTELEDGDRVALMYPFMFCC
- a CDS encoding acetate--CoA ligase; translation: MEEPPLSGLFAPDRVAIVGATDREGSVGRAVTENLLADFDGEVVPVNPNRDEVLDRPCVGSVTRADADMAVVAVPPGAVVDVVRECGESAVRNVVVLTAGFGETGVEGADRERQLQSVATEYDLNLVGPNSLGVMSSPRGLNATFGPDAAPAGGVSFMSQSGAFVTAVVDWATEEGIGFKDVVSLGNKAVLDETDFVRAWGDDPATDVVVGYLESIDDGRAFVDAARETTDDTPVAVVKSGRTDAGAQAASSHTGAIAGSDRAYEAGLDAAGVLRAESVQELFDAARALSGGEVPTSDGVAVVTNAGGPGVMATDAVGDADRLRLASFGDGTVARLGEALPEEANVYNPVDVIGDAGVDRFREALDVAMEDPDVGSAVVIAAPTATLDFGELGELIADAADEHGVPMAACLMGGGRLAAARGVLRQRGVPSYFDPARAVGGLESLAEYREVRGRSYPEPEPIDADRERVREVLSSVRERSDNRLGVEAMEILDAYGVPTPRGAVVADPAEAERVAEGIGEEVVMKIVSPDILHKSDIGGVKVGVPVGEVADAYEDLISRARNYQPDATILGVQVQEVVDLDAGVETIVGSHTDPQFGPLVMFGLGGVFVEIMEDTTFRLAPVGRDEAAEMTEEIDAAPLLRGARGRDAVDIDAVIDAVRRVSQLVADFPSIVELDVNPLVATPDGVRAVDLRLTVDPETLEAQS
- a CDS encoding molybdopterin-dependent oxidoreductase, whose protein sequence is MELSRRDFVTAAAAGAVSTLVSSGWAATQSVDPVTSVDNPLKSYPNRDWEEVYHDIYAYDSVDWTVCHPNCTQSCALNFYMKNGVPIRAEQIYHEEEGSPGPGSPGGYEQANVSRHWNPRGCMKGLTLHRRTFEPSRIKYPLVRKGWDPEDPSPEGRGEDEFERVSWDEAIDLIAEKMANLEDEKRFHVFNAIKSDGLITRHGAGRRLASIFGGCEWTEYDWYADLPPGHVITTGYQTSDSDASAWRQADYTIMQGKNLIHNKLADNHWLQETRERGGKMVGVYPDYSPTVQKCDRWLPVRPGSDAAFALGMAHVIIDEELYDEEFMRQFTSLPLLVREDDGKYLRAHEVFPDHEPPEGGTDGQAGLAHNGGGDDWGDFVVLDADGEPTAVTREDVGTETPADARLEVDTEIDLADGSSVGVQTDFERQKRNILDSYDPETVEDITTIPADKLRQTAREFADAEKGQWFTGEGINHWFHSNDALQRTIFLVQSMLGNVGERGAGYYNYSGQYKIELLDGYPAYVNPDGHSAHGMYPGYAFAFFGGETLDPHEIRGDFDRDLDLVPQGDADEPVIPEEADSYTMSRPAVLWTMNCNLLNQTKHQEHVMENFVKHPDTGNELFIVSDMHMTYSARHADIVLPVPSWLECDYPDITVGPENPFLQMDSGVMDPIYDTKQDGEICALVAEKLDEKIPPAERNVDSYREYFAEFLDDDGDVRTYIQQALDAGMTTRDIDVEDLEDGPVRLQLKTYPRVPFYSQIHEDRPFYTKTGRMEFHKEEDRFRELGRADLDHVESPEGTPYGRNKKWEEAKDEENPLYHDDEYQFYYNTPHPKYRTHSSWGMTDWNLVWSSRDFGSTNADPEGTERLVDDFSFPTGDGETNDAPPLGEAFVEMHPEDAADIDVENGDYVRITGKRGDLVVRAMVSERQRPRSAGDMGQLTIWHGWWPQHFPDDEENDDSITGYNVTTNIWLDPAQETDDLVHKGVFGDPNVSEEVEEDLAWHGATLEAGYEETVWAPTGTNRDDLVTVEKYEEADWWPGDARRDDLVESYIDGSLQTDGGSSAGSSGGGS